TCTTGAAGGTGACTTCGTTGTTCGTGTCGGTGACGGCGGAGTCTATGATTTCGCTGCGGTCGTTAGCGGTACGCATCAAGGCGACTCTGGGGCGACTACTGATTTCGGAGGGGGCGCCAACTTCAAGATTCGTGTTGACGCTGATGGTCAAACTTGCAGTCTGCCCCGATTCTGTTTCGGTAAGCACGCCCGCGGTGCTTGTGCTGTCGCTACAGGCGGTAAGGAGTGAGACTGCCCCTGTAAGCGAACAGAATGCCGCTGCGGCGAGGGACGGATAAAATTTGAAAAGTCCTTTATTCATCTGTCGCCCCCTAGTCTAAATTTGAGAACAGGTGGATGTTCATCTGGTAAACGCCGTCGGCCTTTTCTTGATCTTCGCCGATGATGCGTCTCGCCTTCGCCTTGAATTCCTGCAGCTCGGCTTCGAGTTTCTTGTACGCCTCGCTCGAGATACTGAAGGTGAGCGTGCTCATGACGGTCGGCTGCTTGGGTGGCGTCATCAGGGCCTGTTTCGAAAGTTCGAAGCACTGCAGCTGGTATTGTTTGATCAGTTCGGCGTTGTTGTAGGGGCCGCTGCTGATACTTTCTTTGGTGGGCTTCCAGAAGCCGTTCTCGTTTTTGCGTGCAAGTCCGAGGCGCTCCAGGAGTGCAAGCGAGTCCTTGAGCTTTCCGAGTGGCACCTTCGGAAAAATCCGCTTTTGAACCTGGGCCATGTCGTCGCCGACATCCATTGCGTCTAGAATCGCGAAAAGGGCGCTGTTGTACCAGTGGCTGTAGTATTCGTAGGCGTCTTCGTTTAAGATATGCTGCGGGTTCGGGTGCTGCTTCAAGAGCTCCTGCATCGCCGCGTTACGGATCGTTTCGTTTTTGGCCTGGTCGAGTTCGACCAGGGTTTCGAAGTACTTGGCCTCTTTCTTGTCAAGTTCCAGAATTTCGATAAATTTTTGCACCATGCGGGGGCTGACTTTCTTGCCCCTGAGAACATCGGCGAAGTAGCTGCGGCTCTTTTCGAGGCCCAGCAGGTTGCAAATTTCGGTACGGGTAAAGCCCGGCTCCGCTTTGGCGCGGACCGCCTGGTATTCTTCCAGGAACTTGCGAAAGTGAGTAAACTGATAAATGTCTAAATAGCGATTCACGGTAACTAATATAGATTTTTTATTGGAATTGTGTATGGTAACTCAAAAAAATTTGAGAACATGTAGCGCGGCTCACATTTTTGGGAAAAATCGGGAATTTTTACACCGAATTAACGAAAATGAGCATTTTTTTTAGCTTTTTTTGCAAGATGATAACACTTTTTTACTACGGCAAACTGGAAAATTTGGTAAAAAATGGATTATTTTAGAGATGAGGATTTTGGGAAATGAAAAAGGTGCTTTTTGTATATATAGTGGCGGCGTGCGCTCTGGTCTCGCAGGTGAGTGCTCGTCCGGCTGCTCCGGGATTCCAGACTATTTCCAACAAAGACGGTAGCTCCGTTTCGATTCGCCATTTTGGCGATGAACATTACCATTATGCCGAAACATCTGACGGCTACCTGGTTATGGGCAATGGCGATGGCAGCTATGTGTACGTGGGCGAAGATGGCTTGGCGAGCGACGTTATTGCCAAGAATGTCGCTGATCGCACTCCCGAAGAAAAGACTTTCTTGAACGGTTTAAACCAGGAGGCGGTTCGTCAGAAGCACCAAGAACTGAATGGGGACCGATTTCCCGAGGAAGAAGGACTGAACGAAAACGAGAATTTTAGCCATGTTCCCCTGATGTCGTACAATCAGGATGGAGTATCGGCGGTGATGCTCCGTCGTCCGACTTCGGAAAAATGGACGACTGGGGAACGTTGGTTCCCGGTACTCTTGATAGGGACTACCGATAAAAATTATGGCGATTCGGCGGCGTTCTATGATTTTTTGAATAAGCCGGGCTACAACGTCAACAACAACATCGGAAGCCTGCGAGATTATTTCTTGTATGTGTCGGATAGCCTATTTTCGCCGCATTTCGACGTGTACCCGATCCAGCTCAATAAGGCGTTGACGGACTATGGCTCCGGCGACAACTTTAAGGAAGGCCAGTTTACTGCGGAAGGCCTTACGGAGTTGGCGAAACGCGCTGATTTCCAGGCGAACGCAAAAAAATATTGCATGAAAAATTCTAATGTCGACGGGTTTATATTCCTTTTCCCTGGCATGGAAGAAGACGCTCTCAAGCAGAGTCAAATCTTTTGGGGACACCAGTTCTGGATGCAGAGCAACGGGTCGTCATCTGGCTGGTATCCGTCGGCATACAAGGCGGGTGGCTATACCTTTGACAAATACTTGTTTATTGCCCAATATGCAGATGGTTCAAGGAATTCCAAAATCAATAAGATGGGAATTTTTGCCCATGAATTTAGCCATGTAATGGGTTTAAACGATCATTATGGTAAGGATGCGAATAAGCAGCAGGTTAATGGTCCGGGGGCATACGATATTATGTCGCTTGGCATGTATAACGGAACTTCGTATAACGAAGGCAATGCGCCAATGGGGTATTCCGCGTACGAAAAAGAAATTATGGGTTGGCTGAAACTGACTGAGTTAGAAGCCGACCAAGTTTACTCCCTCAGAAAATTGAGCGAGATGCAGGCGTATTCTGTCACGAACCCGAACCAGAATGATGAATATTACATTGTCGAATACCGTCCGGCGGAATCTTACGACTCGTATATAAAGAATTCGATCAGTTGGAACCAACGCGGAAATGGCGTGTATGTGTGGTATATCGATTACGATAAAACGATTTGTGTGACGAACAATAATGCAAATGGCGATATCAATCACCAACGTGTAGCGCTCAAGTCGGTGCTTGCGGCTAAAGGTTACTATGTGGACTTTACTTATGTGAATAAGAACGGAACGTCTTCTGTGCCGGGCGTTTACAATATTGTGCTCGATGGCGACGACAGGGCGTGCTTTACGACTTCGCAGGAAATCTCTTTGACGGCATGTCCCGAAGAATCAAGTTCTTCTGTCGCAAGTTCCAGCAGCGAGGTTAATAGTTCCGGCACCGAGGTCGAAAGTTCTAGCAGCGAGGAATCGAGTTCTAGTCAGGTCGAGGCGGGATCTTCTTCTAGTGAAATGCTGGAATCCAGCTCGTCCGAGACGATGGGCTTTGCCGCAAATGTCGGCGCTGCGCCGCAAGTCCAGATGGTTCTTGACGGCGACTTGCTCTACGTGCAGACCGAAGTGGCTGGCCTCAAGGAATTGCGGCTGTTCGATCTGCAGGGACATCTGCTCCATTCGGAAAAATTTTCCGGGAATTCGACTAGTCTTGAAATTGGAAAATTCAGCCACGGAAAATATATCGTGCGGCTGAGCGTGGGTAACAAGCTTGTTGCCGTGAAAAGAATCTAATAAACGGAAGAGAATGCCCCTGCATATTTGCGAAGAGCAGTGTGGCGATTTATTTCCCGCCGACGGGGAATAACGCGAATTCTAGCTGGAAAACCTTATCGCTCCCTTCGTCTTCTTCGGCGAGGAGCGCGATTTCTTTGCGGAAGGCGTTGATGCGTTCCACAATGCGTTCGTAGCCTTCTTGGCTGATGCCGAGCGTGAGTCCCGAAATGTGGCGCGTGCCCGGAGGGTCGCGGTCGATAGAGTCGGCGGCAAGCTTGAGGCATTGCTGGTGGTAGCCGCGGAGAGCAAGTTTAGAGGTCCGGTCGCCGGTAGTAATGGCGCTTTCTGTCAGGATGTATTTGCCGTTGTCGTCTTTCTTGATCAGCTGGCATTCTTCAAGCAACTTTACCGATTTTTTCGCCTCGTCGGCGGTGATATGCGGATGCACCCGCCTGGCGAGCGCTTCGAAGTCGCCGTCAAAACCGAATAGTCCGATGAGGCTACGGACGGTAAGGTGACGCCAATCCGAATACACCATGTACTGGGCGTGCCCGAGCAGGTGCTGCTTTTCGGCGAAACGGACAACCTTAAGCGTTGTCTGCATTTCTTCGAAAGCGGTGTTCCTTTCTTCGGTGGTTTCGGCTTGGTTGAACTTGACGAGCGCGACGAAGAATTCCGTTTCGTGTTTGCCGAGGCGCAGCCCCGAGGCAACTTTTGGAATGCTTTGGTTTGACAGATTCTTGTCGCCGTTCATCACGCGGCTGATAAAGTCCTTTGCCTTGAAACCGATCCTGTCCGAAAATACGCGGAGAGAAAAGGCGGGGTTAGCCTCTTTCTTTGCGTTGTAGTAATCCTTCAAGAATTCCCGGTAATCCAGGTACTCGAAGATTTTTTTTGTCGGTTTCTTTTCGGCCATGCTTTAAATGTAAGAAAATTATCTACTTGAAAGTATTCCTTTAATGTTTTCCCGTTGTCCAGGAACAACGCAAAATGTGACGGTTGTCAAAAATAGCTTTGAAAAGATTGATGCGAAATTTAGATTATGGACACAAAAAGGGTGTACAGATATGAAAGATATGGGAAAAATGTTTGGTCGCTTCGCCTTGGTGGGCGTTGTCTCAATTTTAGGAATTTCTGCAGTGCAGGCCGCTGTTCCGGTGAGCGAAGTGGTGAGTCTGCCGACGGATGCTGCTTATGGCGGCGGCGACAAGGTGGGTTCGCAGCTGGTGGCCGCGACGTACAACGCGGGCGAGGGTCCGGGCATCTGGATTGTGGCCGATGGCGGCTACAGGCTCTACCACAATGGCGCGCTCCTTGCCGAAGACAACCAGGCGGGTCGTGTGCGTTTTGTTCCGATGACCTTCCTCCCTGGCGAGAACGCGATTTCGGTCGTGGGCGTGAACGGCCAGGGTGCTCCCGGTGTCATGGTGCAGATTGATGACCTCGACAAGTCCTACTATTCCGGCAGCGGCTGGAAGGCCAAACCGACCGTCGGCAACAACTCCTGGAAAAACAAGGGCCGCGACCTTAGCCAGTGGGGCGGTGCTACGACTTTGAACTATGCGAGCAACAAGCTCCCGAGCGGGGCGGCCCTTACGGGATTTGCCGCGAATACGCAGGCCAAGTGGATCTGGAGCGGTGCAGAAACCGACCCGACGGCCGTACTGCTTTTCACATTCAACGTGAAGGCCGAAGGTTTCGGCGCCAATACCACCGGCGGCGATGCGGGTAACATCGTGGTGGCAAGCGACTCGGCAACCATCCGCAAGTACCTGCAGAGTAACGATGCCGTGACGATTCTTGTGCCCGAAGGTACTTACGATTTTAGGCAGATGCGCAATGCGGTAACCGAGGCGAACAAGCAGGGGCGTACCTGGTGCCGCACGACATGCAGCGAGAAGAACCGCGTGACGGGCAAGACGAACAAGTTCTACCGCATCGCCTTTGAGAAAAACAGTTGCGCGAGCCTCGGCGAATCCGGACTCGAAATCGTGAAGGAGTCGGATAATCTGCAGGCGTGGAGCAACTGGATTACCACCAAGCCCAACAAGAGTCTTGTGGGCATGGGCCGCGGTGCGAACCTGCGTGGAGCTTCCATCGTGGTGCGTAGTTATGAAGGGTCCGGAAACCACATCTATCGCAACCTCGCCATTTACGACGTAAACCCGCACTTGATCGAGGGCGGCGACGGCCTCGAGACGGTGGGCTCCGCATCGAACCACGTGAAAAAGTTTTGGGCAGACCACATCAGCTACAAATGGATCAGTGACGGCATGGACATGGAATTCGTGGACGACGCCACTATCAGTTACCTGGATTTTGACGGCGCAAACGATTTCAACTGCTGGGGTACCGACCCCTACATGGCACTTGTCGAAGATGCTCATCTGACATACGCGAACAACTACTGGCACAATACTTACGGCCGCGTGCCGAAGGTGACGGGCGAAAGCAACGGTTCGCAGGTGCATCTGTACAACCAGTACGTGGACTACAACCGCTTCTTTATCGCAGGTGCGAACGGCCATAGCGCAAACGCGAAGGCCTACGTGCGCTACGAGAACAGCTATATCGATAATGGCCAGGGCTATCTGGCCGAATGGGGCGACAACGGCTACGTGTACTTTAGCGGAGTCACGTTCGGGAGCGGGACAAAGCAACAGCACCGCTACAACGGTACGGTGACGCAGGGGGTCCCGAATGCGGCGACATTCAACCCGAGCTACAGCTTTGAAAAGCGTACCGTGGCAAATCTCCCGAAAGAAATCCCGAATCTCTCGGGCGTGGGTGGCCGCTACGGCAAGATGCCCGAATACAACCAGGCTTTCGGACTGAGCAACAAGGCGGCGACGGTCTCGATGACTGCCCCTGCGTCGGGTGCGAAGTTCGAAGTGGGTGCGACGGTGACCTTGAAGGCCGACGCGAAGGACAGCGACGGTTCCGTGAAGAGTGTCGCCTTCTATGTGGGCAATACTTTGGTCGGATCTGCGACGGCAGCCCCCTATCAGGTGGACGCGAGCGGGCTTGAACCGGGAGTGTATTCCGCGGTTGCAGTCGTGACGGACAATTCGGGCCTTTCGCAGATGTCTTCGTTCGTGACTTTCTCTGTCGAAGGGACTGCCTATCCTGAAGTCGTGAAGTGCGGAGCCGGTTCCAGCAGCCAGAGCATCAATCTGGGCGAACCGATTGTAGATTTCTGCTACACCTGGAGCGGCGCCGAGACGGTCGTGCCCCAAGGCTTCCCGGCGGGTGTTACGACTAGCATCGACAAGGAAAACCGCAAGATTTCTATCAGCGGCACTCCCACTGCGGCGGGCGAGTTCGCCTTTACCGTCACGGCAACCAACAACGATTCGACCTTTGTCAAGAGCGGCCGCATCGTGGTGACGGACCCGAATGCTCCCGAATCATCTTCGAGTACTGAACTGGAGTCTTCTTCGGGCGAAGTTATTGAATCCAGCAGCGGAACGACTTCGATTGCGCAACGCATAAACCTGTCAACTGAAGCCGAAACGGGTTTCTACCGTATCTTTGATATGCAGGGCCGTCCGCTGTTTGCTGGCGAACGCAAACCGGCAAGGATGCCTGCTGCTCGCGTGATGGTGGTGGAGTATACGAAAAACGGCGCAGTGAAGCGCCGCTACATACAGTAGTATAGTCATTCTCGACCCTGGAGTGCGTAGCACGATAGGGGAGGGAATCCATTATTTTCCTATACTATCTAATATTTTCTGAGCCTGTTTGGCCATCATATCATTGCCATTCATCTCGATTACTTTTTGAAGACGCTTAACACCGTCTTCAATTTCTATTTTATTCGTAATACTTGTCTCGCCTAGAACGTAAAGGGCGCGACGGGCGAAGTTCTTGTCTTTTTCGCGCGAAAGGCCTTTCTTCAGAAGAAGGATGGCTGCCTCGGGGGAATTCTTCGCCTTGGCGATTTCGCCCCATTCCAGCCATTGGTTGCTCATGATTTCAATGTAGAGAGTCGGGCTGGTCATCCGTTCGGCAAGTGATTTTACGAGTTCCCCGTCGACAGGGTGTTCCTGCAAAAGTTGGGTCATCGCCTGGGTCAGCTGACGCTGAGCCTGGTCGAATTGCCCGAGTTTGGCGCTTGCAAATCCGGCCTCGATGGTGGCGCGGGTTTTCGCCTTCATTTCTGCCATCGGGTTACGGCTCGCGACGCGACGTGCTCGTTCGTTGAGGGCATCCTGTTTGAGTTCTCGCTTGTTCTTGCGGCGAGTCTCAATCTTTGTCCCGGCGAAAGCTCCTGCTCCGAACAGAAGGGGCGAAAGAATGGTGACCGCCCCGAAGATTCCCGGGTTCACGAACCAGTTGATTGCCATGTCTAGGAATAGTCCCGCAAAGCAAACTGCGGAAGTTGTCGTCGAAATCATATCCTTGCGGGGAGCAAATGCAGTTGCTCCGAGTAGAAAGGCGATGGTGAGGCTCATTCCCATGTAGCGTTCGCCATCATAGTGATCAAAGAAGCTTGTTCCCGTAAGAATCGAAACGAAGATTCCTCCGCAAAGGGTTACTCCGACCACGATTCCCCACAAGATATACCATTGCCAGCGCTTTTCCAGTTGAACGGTGGCGAAGATAAAGAATACGGCAAAAACCAGGTAGCTCCACACGCTCGGGAAAAGCATCCAGCTGGTAAGCAGGTTGCCGTATTGTTCCCTCTTGGGAACGAACGCCATATTGTAGCGGGTAAACTTGTCCGTATAGTTGTTGATCCATTTCGTCAGTTCGCGACGGAAATCCGATTCACTGGGGTAGCGCTTGTGCTCTTCGGCAAAGGCCTCTTTACCGCCCTTGATTTCCCACCATTCGCGGAAATCCTTTTTCATGATTTCGATGCGGTCTTCTACGATATAGGAAGGCTTCTGGGCGAGCGCTCTCGCTCGGAACTGTTCGAATTCCTCGTTGCGGATTTTTTCGGTGGGTTCCAGACCGACGGCCTTGAACTGCTCGGCGCCTTCGTTATCCCACCATTTGCTGAAAGCCTTTTCAATCCCGCGTTCGTAGCGGTGTTGGTTGATATAGGGCATTGCCCCTGTGACGGCGTTGAATATCCCAAGTCCTAGAATCAGGGCGAGGACAATATAATGAACGGGCTTGAGTTGACGGAGGCCATCAAGGAACAGCTTCTTTAGTGTCGCTTTGAACATATCCCAAACTGATTGTTAAAAATTACTTGAGCGGATTTTTGTCGCTCTTGTACCACTTCATGAATTCGGCGATGCCGTCGTGCAGGCTCCAGTGGGGCTTGTAGCCGCACTCGGTTTCGAGCTTGGTGGTATCGGCGTTGGTCTGGTACACGTCGCCGGGCTGCATGGGCAAGAAGTTCTTCTTGGCGGGCTCGCCGTAAGCGTTTTCGATTTCGGCGATAAAGTCCATGAGCTTTACGGGGTGGCTGCAACCGATGTTGTAAATCTTGTAGGGCACGTTGTTGGCGCACTTGGCGGCATCGGGCACATGGTCCAGTGTGTGGATGGTGCCTTCGGCGATGTCGTCGATGTAGGTGAAGTCGCGGATCATGTCTCCGTTGTTGAACACCTTGATGGGTTCACCCTTGGAAATGGCGCGGGCAAAGAGCATGGGCGACATGTCGGGGCGTCCCCACGGACCGTATACGGTAAAGAACCGCAGGCCCGCGACAGGCAGGTTGTAGAGTTTGCTGTAGCTGTGGGCCATGAGTTCGTTGCTCTTCTTGCTCGCGGCGTACAGGCTCACCGGATTGTCGACCTTGTCGTCTTCGCTGTAGGGCACCTTGCTGTTGAGGCCGTACACGGAGCTGGACGAGGCGAACACCAGGTACTTGACTTGGTTGTGGCGGCAGGCTTCCAGGATGTTCAGGAATCCGACCAGGTTGCTTTGCAGGTAGGCATACGGGTTCGTTATGGAGTAGCGTACGCCTGCCTGTGCGGCGAGGTTCACGACCTTGTCGAACTTTTCTTCGGCAAAGAGCTTGTCGAGGGGCTCCTTGTCGTCGATGCCCATCTTGACGAATCGGCAATTCTTGTACTTGGTGCTTTGCACCATGGCGCCGTAGGCGAAGTTGTCGCCGGGCTGTTCGATGCCGCCTTCGCGGAGTCTGCCGTACTTGAGGCGGACATCGTAATAGTCGTTAATATTGTCGAGGCCCACCACTTCGTCGCCGCGTTCCGCGAGCATGAACATGAGCTTGGAGCCAATAAAACCAGCTGCACCTGTAACAAGAATTTTCATGTGAGATAATATAGCAATTAGAATTTAGAGCTTAGATTTTAGAGCTTGGATGATTCTTCTAAGTTCTACCAACTAAGCTCTACCAACTATTTTCTACCTTTATTCCCGATGTCCACGGTTATCTTATTCAACAAGCCTTTCGGCGTTTTAAGCCAGTTTACGCCGGAATCGGGCCATGCGGCGCTCGACACGTTCGGGTTTCCGCCGGGTGTTTATGCGGCGGGGCGTCTGGACCATGACAGCGAAGGCGCGCTCTTGCTGACGGATAATGGCAAGCTGATTAAGAAACTGCTGGATCCGAAGTTTGAGCACCCGCGAACCTACTTGGCGCAAGTGGATGGTCAAATTACCGAAGAGGCGGTGCGCAAGCTTGCCAGGGGTGTCGATATCAAGGGTTATCACACCAAGCCCTGCAAGGCTGAAATGGCGGAAGAACCGGACTGGCTTTGGCCCCGTAATCCGCCGGTGCGTTTCAGGGCGAATATTCCCACCAGCTGGGTACGCCTTATGCTCATCGAAGGCAAGAACCGCCAAGTGCGTCACATGACGGCGGCGGTGGGGTTCCCGACACTTCGCCTTATCCGCGTGCAGATAGGAAAAATTCCCCTGGGTGACTTGCAACCAGGGGAATGGAAAATTGTTACTGATAAAGTAATTTAGTTACTAAATCAGTCCTTCAAAGAAGTTGTTGCCCTTGTCATCCACGAGGATGAATGCCGGGAAGTCCTTGATGGTGATCTTGCGGATGGCTTCCATGCCGAGTTCCGGGAAGGCCACGATATCGTTGCTGAGGATGTTCTGTTCAGCGAGGATAGCTGCCGGGCCGCCGATAGAGCCGAGGAAGAATCCACCGTACTTCTTGCAGGCGTCGGTCACGTCCTGGCTGCGGTTGCCCTTCGCGACCATGATCATCGAGGCTCCCTTGCTCTGGAAGCGCATCACGTACGGGTCCATGCGGTTGGCCGTCGTCGGGCCGAAGCTACCGGTGGGCATGCCTGCCGGAGTCTTGGCTGGGCCGGCGTAGTAAATCGGGTGGTCAGAAACAACCTTGAGCACGGTCTTTTCTTCGTCCGTGAGTTCTTCGCCGCGTTCCTGCTTGTCGAAGATTTCGGCAATCTTCGCATGGGCCATGTCGCGGGCCACGATCATCGTGCCCTTGAGGCTGAGGCGCGTCTTCACTGGGTACTTGGTGAGGTCGGCGAGCACTTCCTTCATCGGGCGGTCAAGGTCGATTTCAACTGCCGGAGCGAGATTCACGGCATTGCCTGCCGGAATGTAGTTTTCCGGATGGTGTTCCATCTTTTCGAGCCAGAGACCGTTCTCGTCAATCTTTGCCTTGATGTTACGGTCGGCAGAGCAGCTCACGCCGATAGAAACCGGGCAGCTTGCAGCGTGGCGCGGAGCGCGAATCACGCGAACGTCGTGCACCAGGTACTTGCCGCCGAACTGGGCGCCAATGCCCGTCTTCTGGCAAATGTGCAGAACCTTTTCTTCCATTTCGAGGTCGCGGAAAATGCGGCCGCCTTCGGAACCGCTGGTCGGAATATCGTCGAGGTAGCCGCAGCTAGCGAGCTTCACCATGTGGGTGTTCATTTCGGCAGAGGTACCGCCAATCACGATCGCAAGGTGGTACGGAGGGCATGCTGCAGTACCCAAGGTCTTCACCTTTTCGGCGAGGAACTTTTCCAAGGACTTCGGGTTGAGGAGCGCCTTGGTCATGGGCCAGTAGTAAGTCTTGTTGGCAGAGCCACCGCCCTTCGCCACAAAGAGGAACTTCATCTCGGCGCCTTCTTCGGCGTGGATGTCGATCTGGGCGGGCAGGTTGCAACCGGTGTTCTTTTCTTCGTACATCGTGAGCGGAGCAATCTGGCTGTAGCGCAGGTTCTTCGTGGTGTAGGCGTTGTAGATACCTTCAGAAATGGCTTCGGCATCGTCAAAGCCCGTCCAGACCTGCTGGCCCTTGTGGGCAACGCAGATTGCGGTACCAGTGTCCTGGCAGAACGGGAGAATACCCTTTGCGGCAACGCAGGCGTTCTTGAGCATGGTGAGGGCCACAAACTTGTCGTTGTCCGAAGCTTCCGGGTCCTGCAAAATCTTTGCGACCTTGGCCGTGTGGGCCGGGCGCAGGCAGAATTCGACTTCTTCAAAGGCGGCCTGGGCAATCTTGGTAAGCGCCTCGGGGGCGACCTTCAGAATCTTCTTGCCTTCGAATTCGGCGACGGAAACGCCGTCTTTACCGAGATTTACGTATTCGGTAGTATCTTCACCGTGCTGGACGGTTGCTTCGTATTTGAATGCCATAGTGTTCTAGTGGTTAGTGGTTGGTGGTTAGTGGTTAGGATCTAGGGACTGGAGTTAGGTGTGGGCTGTGTAATGACTAATTATAAATTTCACATTTCACATTCCACATTGATTTTACGTGTGTAATTTAAAATTTCTTGCAGTATCCGTCCTAAAAAAGCTGCCTGAATGGAGTACTTTTACCCCTGACGGTGTACGAAAAAATTGCAAAATGCCGACGAAAAGACGAAAATGGCGGACAATTTGAACTTTTTTTATAAAAAACTTGGCGAACGGCCGAAATTTGTACTATTTTTTACAACGTGAAAGTTTAAAATCTAGTGAGGAATACTATGAAGATCAAGAATCTCATGCTCGCATCTATGCTTGCCTCTGCGGTTGTTTTCGCGGCCCCGGCTGCCAAGACTGCCGCCGCTCCCGCTGCCGAAGCTGCCAAGCCCGCTGCTGAAGCCCCGAAGGCTGAAGCTGCCGCACCGGCTCCCGCTGCAGCCCCTGCTGCTCAGCCCGCCGCCGAAGCTCCGAAGGCTGCTGAAGCCGCTCCGGCCCCTGCTCCTGCCGAAGCCCCGAAGGCCGAAGCCGCTGCTGCTCCTGTTGCCACTGATTCTGCTGCCGCTCCTGCTGAAGCT
This genomic stretch from Fibrobacter sp. UWH4 harbors:
- a CDS encoding fumarate hydratase, giving the protein MAFKYEATVQHGEDTTEYVNLGKDGVSVAEFEGKKILKVAPEALTKIAQAAFEEVEFCLRPAHTAKVAKILQDPEASDNDKFVALTMLKNACVAAKGILPFCQDTGTAICVAHKGQQVWTGFDDAEAISEGIYNAYTTKNLRYSQIAPLTMYEEKNTGCNLPAQIDIHAEEGAEMKFLFVAKGGGSANKTYYWPMTKALLNPKSLEKFLAEKVKTLGTAACPPYHLAIVIGGTSAEMNTHMVKLASCGYLDDIPTSGSEGGRIFRDLEMEEKVLHICQKTGIGAQFGGKYLVHDVRVIRAPRHAASCPVSIGVSCSADRNIKAKIDENGLWLEKMEHHPENYIPAGNAVNLAPAVEIDLDRPMKEVLADLTKYPVKTRLSLKGTMIVARDMAHAKIAEIFDKQERGEELTDEEKTVLKVVSDHPIYYAGPAKTPAGMPTGSFGPTTANRMDPYVMRFQSKGASMIMVAKGNRSQDVTDACKKYGGFFLGSIGGPAAILAEQNILSNDIVAFPELGMEAIRKITIKDFPAFILVDDKGNNFFEGLI